Proteins found in one Sphaeramia orbicularis chromosome 8, fSphaOr1.1, whole genome shotgun sequence genomic segment:
- the LOC115424084 gene encoding nuclear GTPase SLIP-GC-like yields the protein MDDFVRKKLTEWGFSDLIQKFKDEEVDQEALGCLDDHEIEKLISTAGKRIKFKKKLKLFQSQQECQEPAHSAQALPSTSNRSEPVKRKLELRMEENKNQTPNKRQCNTVTGAYEEHRKLGEVKRIMSTLHDRLHHYDRTELNDFLRNQICDLETDKREMVGVFGKTGAGKSSLINAIIGEKHLLPSGSVIACTTVMIQVEANMENQKYEAHIEFITKEEWKDELWSFKNLSGDNGDEDSDNGDEENKSTRDDDEYYDNVEKLTALYGDQWKSKSPENLMEAKYFKDVPEFLQSKKKILSCNLPEELSAKYLKYTRSGSTKENSGEVERCYWPLVKCVTVKVPKNDLLQHVTLVDLPGNGDRNKSRDQMWRRIVGNCSTVWIVAEINRAATETESWEILKSACSLMGNGGECQNIHFICTKTDDIDEDSDADVGRRIFKRNMEAKDKVRQEFNKLKDVKKQFRDDCFTVFTVSAKEFLQKRLLKPEETEIPELQMFLRSLNDQHSETLNYVFGAYGILSLMKAAHCGDAARKTSVCAELMENITCEKEKVRKPMEDAYEGFKKHLHTSVEKSKESCEKALEKMLYRSGKAKCGFHNKLKHAMKNNGIFKPVKKTKKGINMNMTLSSLLSESIDEEFKNAFPNDGNSGPFYGAISDFTLYTEKLSQNYKDVELQLIFLKTEEKKMKAKLCRITRHRKKTIYNSLPETIEETMRECYTRAAEVRGKESLNKMREIIQNHVRASKATMFDLAKDDMLTQLRELMGDILKTLTDTMQRSIELSLKTNDNSIPDVSAEHSKVESYYKELKGPDEETSLLWPDMLDDSLDSPGSAAAAETSDFRFH from the exons ATGGATGATTTTGTTCGCAAAAAATTAACTGAATGGGGTTTCAGCGACTTGATACAGAAATTTAAAG ATGAAGAAGTTGACCAGGAGGCTCTGGGCTGTCTTGATGATCATGAAATTGAAAAGTTGATCAGTACAGCAGGAAAAAGGATAAAATTCAAGAAGAAACTTAAGTTGTTTCAG AGTCAACAGGAGTGTCAGGAACCAGCTCATTCTGCTCAG GCTTTACCTTCAACAAGTAACAGAAGTGAGCCAG TAAAGAGAAAGTTGGAGCTTCGGATGgaggaaaacaaaaatcaaactcCAAATAAACGACAGTGTAACACTGTAACAGGAGCATATGAag AACACAGAAAATTGGGTGAGGTGAAACGCATCATGAGCACTCTTCATGACAGATTACATCACTATGACAGAACAGAGCTGAATGATTTCCTGAG GAACCAAATTTGTGATTTGGAGACAGACAAAAGGGAGATGGTCGGGGTCTTTGGTAAAACCGGGGCTGGAAAGAGCTCTTTGATTAATGCCATCATTGGAGAGAAGCATCTTTTGCCATCTGGAAGTGTCATTGCATGTACTACAGTCATGATTCAAGTAGAGGCTAATATGGAGAACCAAAAATATGAGGCACACATTGAGTTCATCACAAAAGag GAGTGGAAGGATGAGTTGTGGTCTTTCAAAAACCTCTCCGGTGACAATGGAGATGAGGACAGTGACAATGGAGATGAGGAAAATAAATCTACCAGAGATGATGATGAATATTACGACAATGTTGAAAAGCTGACAGCACTTTATGgagatcaatggaaaagcaaatCACCAGAAAACTTGATGGAGGCTAAGTATTTCAAAGACGTCCCTGAATTTCTCCAATCCAAGAAGAAAATTTTGTCATGTAACTTG CCCGAAGAGCTATCTGCAAAATATCTGAAATACACAAGAAGTGGGTCAACAAAAGAAAACAGTGGAGAAGTAGAGAGGTGTTATTGGCCTCTGGTGAAGTGTGTGACTGTCAAGGTGCCAAAAAATGATCTTCTCCAGCATGTTACATTGGTAGATCTTCCTGGAAATGGAGACCGTAACAAGAGCAGAGATCAAATGTGGAGAAGG ATTGTTGGAAATTGCTCTACTGTGTGGATAGTGGCTGAAATAAACCGAGCAGCAACAGAGACAGAAAGCTGGGAGATCCTGAAAAGTGCCTGTAGCCTCATGGGAAATGGTGGCGAATGTCAGAACATTCACTTTATCTGCACTAAGactgatgatatagatgaaga CTCAGATGCAGATGTTGGCCGTCGCATATTTAAAAGGAACATGGAAGCTAAGGACAAAGTGAGGCAGGAGTTCAACAAACTAAAAGACGTTAAA AAACAATTCAGGGATGACTGCTTCACAGTATTCACTGTGAGCGCCAAAGAATTTCTACAGAAAAGACTTCTCAAACCAGAGGAAACTG AAATACCCGAACTTCAGATGTTTCTGCGAAGTCTCAATGACCAGCACTCAGAAACACTGAACTATGTGTTTGGAGCCTATGGGATTCTCTCTCTGATGAAGGCGGCACACTGTGGAGAT GCTGCCAGAAAAACATCAGTGTGTGCAGAGCTTATGGAAAATATAACATGTGAGAAAGAAAAAGTCAGAAAACCCATGGAGGACGCTTATGAaggttttaaaaaacacctccaCACAAGTGTTGAAAAATCAAAAGAGTCTTGTGAAAAGGCGCTAGAAAAGATGTTATATCGTTCT GGAAAAGCAAAGTGTGGTTTTCACAACAAATTGAAACATGCTATGAAGAACAATGGCATCTTCAAACCAGTGAAAAAGACGAAAAAAGGAATCAACATGAACATGACATTGTCTTCACTTCTGTCTGAAAGCATTGATGAGGAGTTCAAAAACGCCTTCCC GAATGATGGAAATTCGGGTCCATTCTACGGAGCTATCAGTGACTTTACACTTTACACAGAGAAACTGAGTCAAAACTACAAGGATGTTGAACTGCAGCTGATATTTCTCAAGACAGAG gaaaaaaaaatgaaggcaaAACTCTGCAGAATCACCCGGCATCGCAAGAAAACAATCTACAATAGTCTGCCTGAGACAATTGAGGAAACAATGCGAGAATGCTATACAA GAGCAGCAGAGGTCAGAGGCAAAGAAAGTCTTAATAAAATGAGGGAAATTATTCAGAACCATGTACGTGCGTCAAAGGCCACTATGTTTGACTTGGCCAAGGATGATATGTTGACCCAACTGAGAGAACTGATG GGGGACATCTTGAAAACATTGACGGACACTATGCAGAGATCCATAGAGCTGTCACTGAAGACGAATGACAACTCAATCCCAG atgtttcAGCTGAACATTCTAAAGTGGAGAGTTACTACAAAGAGCTGAAAGGCCCAGATGAAGAGACTTCCTTACTCTG